The Komagataeibacter sp. FNDCR2 nucleotide sequence GGGGCGGGGTAGTGACGCGCGATATTGTCCTCCACCTTCCGGCTGCCGAAGCTGCGGCCATGGACGGCGACGCCCAGATCCTCCATCACCCGGGTTTCCGCCCTGCCTGATGCGAAGAGATGCACATTGTCGGTTACATGGAGATGTCGGGCAAAGCGGTTTTCCGCATCGTGGTTGCCCAGGATCATGAACACCCGGATGCCCGCTTTTTGCAGCCGCGCCATGCCGTTGATGAAAAACAGGCCGCATTGCGTATCGCGCAGGTCGCCATCGAACACATCGCCCGCCAGCACGACAAAGCGGCAATCGGTGTCGATGGCCAGGTCAATCATGTCATTAAAGGCACGGCGCGAGGCATCGGCCACGAGCCGGGCATAATCGCCCGATTTTTCGGTCAGCCCCAGCAGCGGGCTGTCCAGGTGCAGGTCGGCGGCATGAAGGAAGCGGAATTCGTCCATGCCGCCATCGTAATCCATCGAAAGCGGAAGTAAATGCGTCCCTGCATCGCGATGGGGCGGGTATCAGCCCTCGGGGTCGGTGATGTCGGTGCAGATATACTTCATTTCCATGTATTCATCCATGCCGTAACGCGAGCCTTCGCGCCCCATGCCGGATTGCTTGATGCCGCCAAAGGGGGCGACCTCGTTGGAGATCAGGCCGGTATTGTGGCCCACCATGCCGTATTCCAGTGCTTCGGCCACGCGGTGGGCGCGGGCGTGATCGCGGGTGAAGAAGTAGGCCGCGAGGCCGTATTCCGTGTCGTTGGCCATGGCGATGGCCTCGGCTTCCGTGCGGAAACGGAACAGTGGCGCCACGGGGCCGAATGTCTCCTCATGCGCGATACGCATGGCCGGCGTGGCGTCGCGCAGCACGGTGGGGCGATAGAACAGCTCCCCCGCCGGGTCGCGCGTGCCGCCACACAGGATCGTGGCCCCGTGGTTCACCGCGTCACGCACATGGGCTTCCACCTTGTCGCGCGCATGCGTGCTGATCAGCGGCCCGATGACGGAGTCCGGGTCGCTGCCCGGCCCGACGCGCAGTTGCGCCACCGCCTGCGCCAGCCGGGTGGCGAAGGTGTCATAGATGCCGTCCTGCACCACGAAGCGGTTGGCGCAGACGCAGGTCTGCCCGGCATTGCGGTATTTGGCGGCGATGGCGCTCTTGACGGCCTGATCGATATGCGCGTCATCAAACACGATGAACGGCGCGTTCCCGCCCAGTTCCAGCGACAGGCGCTTGAGCGTGGGGGCCGACTGCGCCATGAGGATGCGCCCGACCTGCGTCGAGCCGGTAAAGGAGAGCTTGCGGATGTCGGGGCTCGCGCACAGCGCCTTGCCCAGCTTCACGCCATCGCCCGGCAGCACCTGCAGCAGCCCCGCCGGAACCCCGGCCTGGCGCGCCAGTTCACCCAGCGCCAGGGCGGTGAGCGGTGTCTGTTCCGATGGCTTGACGATCATGGCGCAACCGGCGGCAAGTGCGGGGCCAGCCTTGCGGGTAATCATGGCGGCGGGGAAATTCCACGGCGTGACCGCGGCGCACACCCCCACCGGCTGGCGGATCACGCTCAGCCGTGTCGCCGGGTTGGTGGGGGGGATCACATCGCCATAGGCGCGCATGGCCTCGGCCGCGAACCAGAGCAGGAAGCTCGCGGCATAGCGGATTTCGCCCGCCGCCTCGGCACGGGGCTTGCCCTGTTCGGTCACGATCAGGGTCGTGAGGTCGTCAAGGCTGTCCATCACCAGTTCGTGCCAGCGCGTCAGGACCACCTGCCGCTGGGCGCCGGTGCGGTTGCGCCATTCCGCCTGCGCGCGCACGGCCGCGGCAATGGCGCGCGTGGCGTCGTCCGGCCCGCATTCGGCCACTTCCGCCACCAGCGCGCCGGTGGCGGGATTGTGAACGGGGCGGCGGGCATTGTCGCTGGCGGGACACCATGCGCCGTCAATCAGCGCATCCTTGCGAAACAGGGATGTATTGGTGAGATGCACGGTCATATCGGTCTCCAGTGCGGGCGAAAGGGCTGGCGGCGTGATCCGTCCGGGTCAGGCGGCGGCCTGCGCCAGCACCTGCCCGATAATGCTCATGCCTTCATCCACGATCGCGTCCGATGCCGTCAATGGCACAAGAATGCGTAACGTCGCCCCCTGCGTCCCGCAGGCCAGTACGATCAGGCCCAGTTCGCAGGCGCGCGCACAGATATCGGCGGCGGCTCCGGCCCGGACCGCCGGGTTGCCCCGGGTTTCCAGAATGTCGAAGGCAATCATGGCGCCCAGCCCGCGCGCCTTGCTGACCGGAAGCAGCGCGGTATCGGCATGCAGCCGGTCGATATGCCGGCGCAGCCGCGCGCCGATGGTATTGGCGCGCTCGATCAGCTTTTCTTCCGCGATGATGTCCAGCACCGCCAGACCCGCCGCGCAGGCCAGCGGCGCGCCGCCATAGGTGCCGCCCAGCCCGCCGGGGCCGACCGCGTCCATGAGTTCGGCCCGCCCGATCACACCCGAAAGCGGCAGGCCACCCCCCATGGATTTCGCCACCGATACAAGGTCGGGCTGCACGCCGGAGTGTTCGATGGCGAACATGCGGCCCGTGCGGGCGAAGCCGCTCTGCACCTCATCGGCCACGAGCTTGATGCCATGTTCGTCACACAGCCGCCGCAGGGCCTGGAGCAGTTCGGGCGGCGCGACACGGAATCCCCCTTCACCCTGGACGGGCTCAATGATGATGGCGGCGATGCTGGTGGGGGGCAGGTCGGCGGCAAACAGGAAATCGAGCATGCGCAGGCTGTCCGCCACGGTGGTCGTCTCATCGGGGAAGGGGATGTGATAGACCTCACCGGGCAGGGTGCCGAAGGGGGCCTTGTAGGGCCTGACCTTGCCCGTCATGGCCGAGGCCAGCAGCGTGCGCCCGTGGAACCCGCCGGTAAAGGCGATGATGCCGTTGCGCCCCGTGGCCGCGCGCGCGATCTTGACCGCGTTTTCGGTCGCCTCGCCCCCGGTGGAAAAGAAGACGGTCTTGGCCGGACCATCAAAGGGGGCCAGCGCGTTCAGCCGTTCGGCCAGCGCGATATAGGATTCATACGCCGAGACCTGAAAGGCCGTATGGGTAAAGCGGTCAAGCTGGGCGCGTACGGCTTCGATCACCTTGGGATGGCGGTGGCCGACATTCAGCACGGCGATGCCGCCCGCGAAATCCACATAGCGGCGGCCTTCGACATCCCATAATTCCGAATTTTCCGCCCGGGCGGAAAAAATAGGGGTGGCCGTCGCTACACCGCGCGCGACGGCATGATCGCGGCGGGCGAGTAGGGTTGCATTGGTGTCTGTCATGGCCTGTTGTGTCCGGTCCTGATGGTTGCGGTGTGGCGGGCTGTATCCCGCCTTCATGCCTTCATCGGTAACGGCTTCAGGACCGGGTGGGGAGGCGCTTTTTCCGGGCGGGATGGTGATCGGACGTCACCACCTGTCCTGCTTCCGTTCCGAACTGCGTCTCCAGCCATGTGCGCAGCCTGACGAAGGCGCGCGCCTGCCATGTCTGTTCGGTGGTGCGCAGCACGTAAGTGCCCAGCCCGGCCGCATGCAGCGGCATGTCGGTGGTGGTGACGCGCACAAGCTGGCCGGTATGCAGGTCGTTTTCCAGCAGGTAGGCGTTGGCCAGCGCGATCCCTTCGCCCGCGCGGGCGGCGGCCAGGGCCAGATGGGCCTGCCACAGGCGGTTGTGCCCGGTGATCCGCTCCACCTCGACCGATTGTGCAGCGAACCACAGCCGCCATTCCGTGTCGTCATCCTCGATCAGCAGCGGGGCATGCAGCAGGTCGGCGGGGGTGCGCAACGGATGGGCCAGACGGCGCAGGCAGGCCGGGCTTGCAACCGGAAAGACCAGCGGGCGCGCAAGTGGCAGGGAGCGTACACGCGGCTGGTCGATCGCGGGCTGGCGGTCGTTGATGTAGCGGATATCGGCATGCAGCGTGGGGTCGATCCGGTCGGGGTCGAACCGGCAGTCGGAATCGACCGGGCGCAGCATCACCTCCACATCGGGGTGAAGTGCCCGAAATGTGGACAGGCGCGGCAGCAGCCAGTGATAGGCGATGCCGTGGGAGCAGGTGAGCGTAATGCGCGGCGCCTGGCCGCGTATATCGGCCGTGGCGCGGGCCAGTCCGTCCAGCAGGGGGGCGATGCGGGCGTGATAGGCCTGCCCCTGTGGCGTCAGGCCACCCTCCCTGCCCCGATCGCGCAGGGCGATGCCCAGCGTGGCCTCAAGATCGCGCAGGTGGCGGCTGACCACGGCGTGATCCACCCCCAGCGCCGTCGCGGCCCTGCGGATGCCGCCCGTGCGCGCATAGGCCATGAACGCATGGAGCGCCGCAAGCGGCGGGATGTGGGGACGCCGTTCCATAGGTCGCGTATGTTAGCATGAACACGGCGCGCCAGAAACCTGAGCGGATGTCATTACGTTCTGGACGGATTGACACGAACAGACGCCCATGCCGTCGCCCGCCCCAGCAGGAAAGTGATAGCCATGCCCGTGATCGCGATTGTCTATTTCAGCGGATACGGCCATACGGCCCGTCTGGCCGATGCCGTGAGCGAGGGGCTGCGTGGCGCCCCGGGAGCCGAGGCGCTGTCGCTGCGTATCAATCCCGACGGCAACCTGCCCGATGGCGCGCTGGAGCAGTTGGGGGGCGTGGATGCGATCATTTACGGCACGCCCACCTACATGGGCGGCCCGGCATGGCAGTTCAAGAAATTTGCCGAGGCGACGGCCCGTATCTGGCTGGCGGAAGGGTGGAAGGACAAGATCGCGGCGGGGTTCACCAACTCGGCTTCGGTCAATGGGGACAAGGCCATGACCCTTGCCTATTTATGGACGCTGTCGCAGCAGCATGGGCAGATATGGGTGGGCACCGGCCTGCTGCCCGCCAATACCAAGGCCAATGGCCCGGCGGATGTGAACTGGTCGGGCGGGTCGGTGGGCGTCATGGCCATTTCCCCTTCCGATGCCTCGACCGAGGAAGCGCCGCGTGAGGGTGATCTTGAAACCGGCCGCCTGCTCGGCCTGCGCGTGGCCCGGATCGCATCACGCCTGCGCGCGGGTTAGCCGCGCGCGGACACGCCCCCAGCCATGGGGACTGGCCTCTGGTTAAGGTCCTGCTTGTCCGATATGGAAGGAAGGTATTTCAATCAGGGCGGTCAGGGCGTGTTTCTGCGGCAGTTGACATATCTTATAGCACTGGATCGCTACCGGCATTTTTCCCGCGCGGCGGAAAGCTGTGGCGTGTCCCAGCCCGCGCTTTCGGCGGCGATACGCCAGATGGAAGCGGAACTGGGCATCACCATCATCCGGCGCACGCGGCGCTTCAATGGCCTGACGGATGAAGGCAGGCGCGTTCTCGACTGGGCGCGGCAGACGCTGGCGGCCCTTGACGGGTTGCGGCAGGAAGCCGCCTTCGCGCAGGAAGTGGCGGGGGGCACGCTTTCCATCGGTCTCATGCCACCCGCGATGCAGACCATTCCGCTCCTGCTCGAAAGCTTTCGCACGGCGGTGCCCGGCCTGCACCTGCAGGTACGCATGGGTTCCAGCGCCGACACCATTCACCGCCTGCGCCAGCAGCAGCTTGACCTCGGCCTCGTCTATCTCGACCAGATACCCGATGACAGCCCCTTTGACACGTTACCGCTCTATACCGAGCAGCATGTCCTGGTTGCGGTCGAGCCCCTGGTCCTGCCGCCGGGACGGCGGGACTGGACCACGCTGGCGGATCTGCCGCTGTGCCTGCTGGGCTCGGAAATGCGTTCGCGCCAGATTGTCGATGCCGCCTTTCGCGGGGCAGGGGTAAACCCCGACGTGGTGCTGGAAACCAATTCGCTGGAAGTGCTGTACGGCGAACTTCTGGCCGGGCGCCTGGCCAGTATCCTGCCGGTCGCAGCGCTGCCCGCCCATACCGGGCATGCGCACCTGCAGGTACGCCCGCTGGGTCCGTGTACCGCGCCCGAGGTCGGGCTGGTCCGGCTTGCGACCTCACTGCCCACGGCACTGGCAACACGCATATGGAGTATCGCGACGGGCCTGCATATGCGCGATGTCTTTACCATTGGCTGAATCGCGTGCCTATGGCGGGCTATCAGGATGTCCGTTTTTGAAAATACGCTGTTCCTGCCGCCGGAAGGCGGACCAGTCGCGCTGGTAGCGGTCAGGTGATGGCGTTTCGCGTGGGTTCATATCGGGGGGTGTGGCGGGGTCGTCGCTTTCCCACGGCCATGACGGGCGTGTGGGTGCGCTACCTGTGGGCAGGGGCGCAAAATGCGGGATTACAGGCGGGGCGGCGCTGCCGGGTGAAAAGGTCGGTGCGGGTGGAATGACCACGCTACCGTTCCAGCCACCGGGGGTCTGTGCCCCTGCCGATGCATGCGGGAGGCAGAGCAGGATCAGCCCGAACAACGGGGCCATGCCCCTGTGGCGCAATCTGTCCGACATGGGGATAACGGGCGGTAAAAAGGGTAAACGGATACAGAAATAAAAACGGCAGGAACCGGGGTTCCTGCCGAGATTATCAGCCAATCCGGAGATTGACAGCAGAAGACTTGCCGTTACGGCCTCTTTCGAGATCATACGTTACGGCCTGCCCTTCGGACAGGGTCTGCTGGCCAGCCTGCTCGACTGCGGAGATGTGGACGAAAGCGTCGGCGCTTCCATCTTCAGGCTGGATAAATCCAAAGCCCTTCTGGGCGTTGAACCATTTGACTGTTCCTGCGGCCATATCTGGCCTCCTTGAATAACCGGCACCCCACACGAACATGCGTGGGATCAAGACTTTTCGTTTTATCGGGGATGCCAGAAGGCCGCGTAATGAGGCTGCTTTGAAATCTTGTCCGTAGCTGAAAAGTCCAGCCGTGGGAGCCTTTCTATACACATTGAACGCAAATAGCACGTAAAATATCGGGAAATGCCGAAATATTTCTTTTTCGGGTGCCAGATAAACCGTTACAGCACGCACCATTGCCGCATGAGGTTATGGTAAATATTGGTCAGTGACAGCACGGCGGGATCGAAATCGCCCAGCCGTTCCCGCAGGCCCATGACCTGCATGTCCAGATCGAACATGATCTGCCTGCGGCTTTCTTCCGCTATCATGGACTGGGACCAGAAGAAGGCCGCCAGCCGGCTGCCGCGCGTGACCGGGCTTACACTGTGCAGCGCCGTGGTGGGGTACAGCACCATGTCGCCCGCGGGCAGCCTTATGGCCTGTTCGTTGCCGTTCGTGTGGATGGTCAGTTCACCGCCCTCATACTCATCGGGGTCGGTAAAAAACAGGGTGGAGGAGACATCGGTGCGGATGCGGGTGTGAATCCCCGCGGCCAGGATGCCGCGTATGGCGTTATCCACATGCGCGCCGAAGCTCATGCCGTTTTCATAGCGGTTGAACAGGGGCGGGCTGACCCGATAGGGCAGCACCGCGCTGTTGAACAGGGTATTGCGCCCCAATGCGCGCAATACCAGTTCACCCAGTGTCCGGCAGGCTTCCGAATCACGGGGCAGTTGCAGGTTGTTCTTGCTTTTGGCCGACTGCTCGCCCGCCGTCTCGCGGCCATCGGTCCATTGCGCGCTTTTCAGGATGGCGCGGCAGTGGCTGAGTTCATCGGCGGTAAGCAGGGCGGGAATGTGCAGCAGCATGGAAAATGACCTTGGCTGGCGTGGGCGATGGCGGCAGGGTCAGTACTGTGCCGAGACGTTGAACAGGAACGACCGCCCGATGGAAGGCGTGACCCGGTTGGAGAACAGGCTGCCATAATTCAGCCGGTTATCAAGGTTATAGGCATTCATGGCCATTTTCCAGTTGCCGTTGAAATGGTGGGCGACCATGGCGTCGAATTCCACCGTGGCGGGCACGCGTGCGGTGTTGGCCTGATCCAGCCACACGCCCTGCCGCCATGTTATGCCGCCGCCTATGGTCATGTTCCATGGCTGGTGCGGTGCGATTTCATAGCTGGTCCACGCGGTGGCCTGGTTATGGGGCACGTACTGGATCTGGCCGCCCTGCTTGGATGTGCTGGAGCCCGCCTTGGTAATGGTCGGGTCATAGAGTGCGTAGGTGCCGTAGAACATCCAGTTGCGCAGCAGCGTGCCCGATGCGCTGAGTTCAAGCCCCTGGTTGCGTTCCTGGTCGCTGGTGGCGCTGATGTCGCCCGTGGTGGGGTCGGTCTGCACCGCATTGCCCTTTTCCAGCCGGAACAGGGCGGCGGTAAAGCCGATACGGTCGCGGAACGCACTGTATTTCGCACCGACTTCGTACAGCGAACTGCGCTCGGGCCCGGCGCTCTGGTTCGTGCGGTTCATGGGTTCGGAACTGTTGGTTACGTACATGCTCAGCGGCGTGGTGGACTGCGACCAGTTGAAATACACCATAAGGTTGCTGCGCGGGGTGTACATGATGCTGACGGACGGGTTGATGGTCGTCTCGTTCTGTCCGTAATGCACATCGGGCGTGGCCGTGCTGCCGCCGGTGGCGCTGTAATGGCTGTTCCAGTTATCCCAGCGGAAACCGGCCTTGACCGACAGGTAATCGGTCAGCCACACCTGATCCGACAGGAAGAATCCGACATCCAGCGCATCGCTGTCCTTGTAGCACTTGCGTCCCACACCATTGCCGATATTGACCAGACGGTCCGGATACTGGCTGCAGTTCCCCAATGTCAGGCCCGGCACGTAGGGTGAGGGATCAAGCAGGCTGGTGCTGGGCCTGTTGCTGCCATAGGCATAGTTCTGGCGGTGGTCGGTAACGTATTCGATGTCAAAGCCACCGATGATTTCATGGCGGAAACGCCATGTCCTGAGACGGGCTATGCCCGAGAACACGTCCTGAATGGACCAGTCGCTCTGCCTGTAGGGTTCGGGACCGCCCACGCCGCCATTGCGTGCCACCTGCGCGCTGGCCGGGTCGGTGGAGAAAAAGTCCGACTGACAGGTGGCGGAGGGAGCCGAGCCGTTGATGACGTTGTTGTTATAGGCCGCCGTGCCCGGCGCCATGCTGGAGCACGCTTCCTGCGAGGCGGAGAAATAGCGGTGATAGATCCCGCCGCGCATGTCGTTATACAGTGTCAGGACGGGGTTGACCTTTGCCGTCAGCCGCCCGGTGATCATGTCATCGCTGGTGTTGTCCTGGTCATAGGTGGTGCCGTACCAGTTGGTGCGCCTGACCCCATATTCCGTAACCGGCCGCCCGATGGCGGAACCCGGAGCATAGACGACCGGCACGCCGTAATCAGGGATGCGGTTGTCGTTCTGGTGGAAGTATTCCAGAACGAACGAGACCTTTTTACCCAGCCCGAACGCAAGCGACGGCGCAATGCCCCAGCGGTGGGAATAGATGCGGTCACGCCCCACCACGTCGTTTTCATTGCCCATGCCCGTCAGGCGGAAGGCGATGGTGTCGGTAAGCTGCTGGTTCACATCCAGCGTGCCGCGATAATACGCCCCGCTCCCGCCTGAAAAACTGGCCTGGTAGCTGTTGCCGATATGGGGTGTCCTGGTCACGATGTTGATCGCGCCACCCGTGGTGCCGTTACCGAACACTTCCGATGACGGCCCCTTGATAACGGAAACATGGTCATAATCGAAACTGTCACGGGTATAGACGCCAAAATCACGCAACCCGTTTTCGTAAATGTCGTTCTGGGCCGCGAAGCCACGGATCAGGAACTGGTCCCCCGCCATCCCGCCTTCGCCTTCGCCCACCGATGCGGTGATGCCGGGCACGTTCTTCAGCGCCTCGTCCAGGGATTTGACATTCTGCTGCTGCATCAACACCTGCGGCACCACGTTCACGTTCTGCGGCGTGTGCATGGCGTCCTGCGGCATGCGGCTCAGGCCGATGGATTCATGCAGCACGTTCATGGGGGACGCGGTGACGTGGGTCACGTCATGGGAATGGTCCGACTCATGATCGGATGCGCTGGCGGCATCGTCACCGGGCGATGTGATCTGTTGGCCGGAAGAGGAGACGGCGGATGATGAATCCTGCGCCGCATGCGCCCCGGATGTGACGCAGGCCAATGCCATGCCGGCGGTCAATAGCGAAAATGGCCTGAGTTTGTGGTGAATGGGTTTGTCTGACATTGTTGCAACAGCCTCTCAATTGCATCCAATGTCTAAAATTTATGATAATCATTCGCAATATGGATGAAACAGTTTCATACATAGCTGTAACTTGAATGCAACAAATTCGCATTCTCATATATTCCGTACGTAAAAAACGCCCCGCACCATGGGGGCGCGGGGCGCGGGGCGGCCGGAACGGACGTGACGGGTCAGAGATTGGCGATCAGCTTCAGCCCGACCAGTGCTGCATCGGGAATGTGCCGGGTTTCGCCGGGGTGGATCATGTATTCGAATTCAGGCTGCACCAGTATGCCGGGCGTGGCGTCAATGGCGTAATAGGCTTCTATGATCTGGGAGTTCGTCTGCGGCCCGCGCACGGCGGTGCCCAGCGAGTACCCGGCATCATAACGCAGGATCTGCCCGGCGGCCTTGCGGTCGCTGACATGGTACCACGAATACATGATGCCCAGCCGGTCGGTGACACGCGAGGGAATCACCCCGGCGAAGGACAGCCCCCCATAGGCTTCATCCGAAATGGAGGTGACATGCGGGGTATTGTGGATATAGCCCGCCATCAGGTATCCGCCCGCCATCTGGTTACGTCCGCCCCGGCGATAGATCATCTGGTCCCCTTCGAACCAGAACATGTCCATGGGCGCGGACCGCCGATGCCCGGCGGCGGGGAGAAGGGCGGCGGGCAGCCCGATGCCGATCTGATCGGGGTAGCGCGTCGTATCATGCGCGTAACCCACCACGTAATGCCCCGGCAGGCGGTTACGGGTCAGGTAGGGTTGCCACGTAAACTCGATGGGCAGCATGAGGCCGGTCGCATTTTCACTGCCCCATGCCCAGCCGCTGGGGTTGTCGGACAGGGCGCTGACCGAATAGGCCCCGAACTGGATGGCTGTATCGCGCGTCGGGCGCATGCGGATGCGGCTGCCCCATGTGGCCTTCGGGTACACGCTGAACCCGGGGTCCAGCTTCAGCGCCACGGGGGCCGAACAGGTGACCATGAACGAACACAGCAGCGGTGACGTGGCGAAGACATGCGTCAGCGCCATGCGGCCAAAGGTGATGTCCATCTGGTTGTTCAGCAGCTTCTTTTCCGCATAGAAATCCACCAGGTGCGCGACCACGTTACCGGACAGGCCATAAACTTCCTGAAGGTTGACGTAATATTCCCCCACCCGGTCGTGGCTGACCGCGTGGCCCGCGCGTTCCATCACCAGCGTATGGACCGACCAGCCGGTTATGCCCGCCATTTTTTCCAGGTCGAAGTTCACCTGCGCCGTCAGTTCATGCACATAGCTCATGCCGCGTTCCACGCCGCCATTGATCACGCCCATGGCTTCGCCCTTGTAGGTAAAGGCGAAGCTCACGCCGTGGTCGAGCAGCGTCTTGCGCAGCGGGTTGAGCTGCGGGACCAGATGGCCGCTTCCCGCCGTGGGCACGTAATACGGATCCTCCAGGTCGCGGTCATGCAGG carries:
- a CDS encoding NAD-dependent succinate-semialdehyde dehydrogenase, with protein sequence MTVHLTNTSLFRKDALIDGAWCPASDNARRPVHNPATGALVAEVAECGPDDATRAIAAAVRAQAEWRNRTGAQRQVVLTRWHELVMDSLDDLTTLIVTEQGKPRAEAAGEIRYAASFLLWFAAEAMRAYGDVIPPTNPATRLSVIRQPVGVCAAVTPWNFPAAMITRKAGPALAAGCAMIVKPSEQTPLTALALGELARQAGVPAGLLQVLPGDGVKLGKALCASPDIRKLSFTGSTQVGRILMAQSAPTLKRLSLELGGNAPFIVFDDAHIDQAVKSAIAAKYRNAGQTCVCANRFVVQDGIYDTFATRLAQAVAQLRVGPGSDPDSVIGPLISTHARDKVEAHVRDAVNHGATILCGGTRDPAGELFYRPTVLRDATPAMRIAHEETFGPVAPLFRFRTEAEAIAMANDTEYGLAAYFFTRDHARAHRVAEALEYGMVGHNTGLISNEVAPFGGIKQSGMGREGSRYGMDEYMEMKYICTDITDPEG
- a CDS encoding Fe2+-dependent dioxygenase is translated as MLLHIPALLTADELSHCRAILKSAQWTDGRETAGEQSAKSKNNLQLPRDSEACRTLGELVLRALGRNTLFNSAVLPYRVSPPLFNRYENGMSFGAHVDNAIRGILAAGIHTRIRTDVSSTLFFTDPDEYEGGELTIHTNGNEQAIRLPAGDMVLYPTTALHSVSPVTRGSRLAAFFWSQSMIAEESRRQIMFDLDMQVMGLRERLGDFDPAVLSLTNIYHNLMRQWCVL
- the gabT gene encoding 4-aminobutyrate--2-oxoglutarate transaminase, giving the protein MTDTNATLLARRDHAVARGVATATPIFSARAENSELWDVEGRRYVDFAGGIAVLNVGHRHPKVIEAVRAQLDRFTHTAFQVSAYESYIALAERLNALAPFDGPAKTVFFSTGGEATENAVKIARAATGRNGIIAFTGGFHGRTLLASAMTGKVRPYKAPFGTLPGEVYHIPFPDETTTVADSLRMLDFLFAADLPPTSIAAIIIEPVQGEGGFRVAPPELLQALRRLCDEHGIKLVADEVQSGFARTGRMFAIEHSGVQPDLVSVAKSMGGGLPLSGVIGRAELMDAVGPGGLGGTYGGAPLACAAGLAVLDIIAEEKLIERANTIGARLRRHIDRLHADTALLPVSKARGLGAMIAFDILETRGNPAVRAGAAADICARACELGLIVLACGTQGATLRILVPLTASDAIVDEGMSIIGQVLAQAAA
- a CDS encoding LysR substrate-binding domain-containing protein, which translates into the protein MERRPHIPPLAALHAFMAYARTGGIRRAATALGVDHAVVSRHLRDLEATLGIALRDRGREGGLTPQGQAYHARIAPLLDGLARATADIRGQAPRITLTCSHGIAYHWLLPRLSTFRALHPDVEVMLRPVDSDCRFDPDRIDPTLHADIRYINDRQPAIDQPRVRSLPLARPLVFPVASPACLRRLAHPLRTPADLLHAPLLIEDDDTEWRLWFAAQSVEVERITGHNRLWQAHLALAAARAGEGIALANAYLLENDLHTGQLVRVTTTDMPLHAAGLGTYVLRTTEQTWQARAFVRLRTWLETQFGTEAGQVVTSDHHPARKKRLPTRS
- a CDS encoding flavodoxin family protein, with the protein product MPVIAIVYFSGYGHTARLADAVSEGLRGAPGAEALSLRINPDGNLPDGALEQLGGVDAIIYGTPTYMGGPAWQFKKFAEATARIWLAEGWKDKIAAGFTNSASVNGDKAMTLAYLWTLSQQHGQIWVGTGLLPANTKANGPADVNWSGGSVGVMAISPSDASTEEAPREGDLETGRLLGLRVARIASRLRAG
- a CDS encoding TonB-dependent siderophore receptor, giving the protein MSDKPIHHKLRPFSLLTAGMALACVTSGAHAAQDSSSAVSSSGQQITSPGDDAASASDHESDHSHDVTHVTASPMNVLHESIGLSRMPQDAMHTPQNVNVVPQVLMQQQNVKSLDEALKNVPGITASVGEGEGGMAGDQFLIRGFAAQNDIYENGLRDFGVYTRDSFDYDHVSVIKGPSSEVFGNGTTGGAINIVTRTPHIGNSYQASFSGGSGAYYRGTLDVNQQLTDTIAFRLTGMGNENDVVGRDRIYSHRWGIAPSLAFGLGKKVSFVLEYFHQNDNRIPDYGVPVVYAPGSAIGRPVTEYGVRRTNWYGTTYDQDNTSDDMITGRLTAKVNPVLTLYNDMRGGIYHRYFSASQEACSSMAPGTAAYNNNVINGSAPSATCQSDFFSTDPASAQVARNGGVGGPEPYRQSDWSIQDVFSGIARLRTWRFRHEIIGGFDIEYVTDHRQNYAYGSNRPSTSLLDPSPYVPGLTLGNCSQYPDRLVNIGNGVGRKCYKDSDALDVGFFLSDQVWLTDYLSVKAGFRWDNWNSHYSATGGSTATPDVHYGQNETTINPSVSIMYTPRSNLMVYFNWSQSTTPLSMYVTNSSEPMNRTNQSAGPERSSLYEVGAKYSAFRDRIGFTAALFRLEKGNAVQTDPTTGDISATSDQERNQGLELSASGTLLRNWMFYGTYALYDPTITKAGSSTSKQGGQIQYVPHNQATAWTSYEIAPHQPWNMTIGGGITWRQGVWLDQANTARVPATVEFDAMVAHHFNGNWKMAMNAYNLDNRLNYGSLFSNRVTPSIGRSFLFNVSAQY
- a CDS encoding carbohydrate porin; its protein translation is MTRQTRHACKRRMRYSFPHAYGWLLAMGAAALPMARAQAQTTAATGPVVPSLLSSGAISPMPSGGVPPEQQILARLDAESLGPTPQAIRRPPNTPIPPSGVPLYPSAGLATQSIAPVSSPGDNRSFHKIELDALSAHEGPSALLPAWIDALHDRDLEDPYYVPTAGSGHLVPQLNPLRKTLLDHGVSFAFTYKGEAMGVINGGVERGMSYVHELTAQVNFDLEKMAGITGWSVHTLVMERAGHAVSHDRVGEYYVNLQEVYGLSGNVVAHLVDFYAEKKLLNNQMDITFGRMALTHVFATSPLLCSFMVTCSAPVALKLDPGFSVYPKATWGSRIRMRPTRDTAIQFGAYSVSALSDNPSGWAWGSENATGLMLPIEFTWQPYLTRNRLPGHYVVGYAHDTTRYPDQIGIGLPAALLPAAGHRRSAPMDMFWFEGDQMIYRRGGRNQMAGGYLMAGYIHNTPHVTSISDEAYGGLSFAGVIPSRVTDRLGIMYSWYHVSDRKAAGQILRYDAGYSLGTAVRGPQTNSQIIEAYYAIDATPGILVQPEFEYMIHPGETRHIPDAALVGLKLIANL
- a CDS encoding LysR substrate-binding domain-containing protein translates to MFLRQLTYLIALDRYRHFSRAAESCGVSQPALSAAIRQMEAELGITIIRRTRRFNGLTDEGRRVLDWARQTLAALDGLRQEAAFAQEVAGGTLSIGLMPPAMQTIPLLLESFRTAVPGLHLQVRMGSSADTIHRLRQQQLDLGLVYLDQIPDDSPFDTLPLYTEQHVLVAVEPLVLPPGRRDWTTLADLPLCLLGSEMRSRQIVDAAFRGAGVNPDVVLETNSLEVLYGELLAGRLASILPVAALPAHTGHAHLQVRPLGPCTAPEVGLVRLATSLPTALATRIWSIATGLHMRDVFTIG
- a CDS encoding cold-shock protein, whose product is MAAGTVKWFNAQKGFGFIQPEDGSADAFVHISAVEQAGQQTLSEGQAVTYDLERGRNGKSSAVNLRIG